A genomic segment from Desulfuromonadales bacterium encodes:
- a CDS encoding tetratricopeptide repeat protein, with protein sequence MQLPRIIQALTPGLLLMLAVAFFEPARAAGAEAVRPPAAPTGSPEPAEKGRSAEIEALRAELAQAGGDAPAHSRLGWLLLGEGDWDAAITAFDHALRLNPRSSDARTGKGAALARKGELAAAEALLKGALEHNPNPVRAHYELGLVYDRLGAPDKAMAEFKAAIEHYRQGRR encoded by the coding sequence ATGCAATTACCTCGAATCATCCAGGCTCTGACGCCGGGGCTCCTGCTTATGCTGGCAGTCGCGTTTTTCGAGCCGGCGCGGGCGGCCGGAGCGGAGGCGGTCCGGCCGCCGGCCGCGCCGACAGGCAGCCCGGAACCCGCTGAAAAGGGACGGTCCGCCGAGATCGAGGCCCTTCGGGCAGAACTGGCGCAGGCGGGCGGCGACGCCCCGGCCCATTCCCGCCTGGGCTGGCTATTGCTGGGAGAAGGGGACTGGGATGCGGCCATCACGGCCTTCGATCATGCCCTGCGGCTCAACCCCCGCTCCTCCGACGCCAGAACGGGGAAAGGGGCGGCTTTGGCCCGCAAGGGGGAGCTTGCTGCGGCGGAAGCTTTGCTGAAGGGCGCCCTTGAGCACAATCCCAACCCGGTTCGGGCCCATTATGAGCTCGGCCTGGTTTACGACCGCCTCGGGGCACCCGACAAGGCCATGGCAGAGTTCAAGGCAGCAATCGAGCATTATCGCCAGGGCCGCAGGTAG
- a CDS encoding redoxin domain-containing protein: MRIRIHYLVVLTFLLSGLGLCIMVPSGATLQGLQVGAEAPDFRLPSVTGESWTYAELKGEKLTLVVFWSTWSKKSAQALSDLQQLYDKYRDRGLSVIAINADGQTVSEEAMAAIKTTIAELKLEFPVLVDRQLATFHDFGVIALPSTVLLDGERNIRYELSGYPLVGAGELKGLVASALEGERAAVALPKQDRQPTRTALRYYNMGRNTLKSRRMAEAAETWFRKAIAEDPGFVLPHLGLAKVYAGRGDLARARTEYEQALAKEPGNAVALCEMGILLVQEGRLVEGQSLFARSLAVDEAYAPCYYYAGYAHGKQGDMGAALKMFEEAAAINRLDFEIYTYKGRMYEELGSVREAADAYRQAVEVILSLN; encoded by the coding sequence ATGCGTATCCGGATCCATTATTTGGTGGTGCTGACCTTTTTGCTCTCGGGGCTCGGCTTGTGCATCATGGTCCCTTCCGGCGCCACCCTGCAGGGACTCCAGGTCGGAGCCGAGGCCCCAGACTTCCGTTTGCCAAGCGTGACCGGCGAGAGCTGGACCTACGCCGAGTTGAAGGGGGAAAAACTGACCCTGGTCGTCTTCTGGTCGACCTGGAGCAAAAAATCGGCGCAGGCGCTCAGCGACCTTCAGCAACTTTACGACAAGTACCGCGATCGCGGGCTGTCGGTCATTGCCATCAACGCCGACGGGCAGACGGTGTCGGAGGAAGCCATGGCCGCCATCAAGACCACGATCGCCGAACTCAAGCTGGAATTCCCGGTCCTGGTCGACCGGCAACTGGCGACATTTCACGACTTCGGGGTGATCGCCCTGCCTTCCACCGTCCTGCTGGACGGGGAGAGGAACATCAGGTACGAGCTTTCGGGTTACCCGCTGGTCGGCGCCGGGGAATTGAAAGGCCTGGTGGCGTCGGCACTGGAGGGGGAACGCGCCGCCGTCGCCTTGCCGAAGCAGGACCGCCAGCCGACCAGAACGGCCCTGCGATACTACAATATGGGGAGAAATACCCTGAAATCGCGACGAATGGCGGAGGCGGCCGAGACCTGGTTCCGCAAGGCCATTGCCGAGGATCCGGGGTTTGTCCTGCCGCATCTCGGCCTGGCCAAGGTCTACGCCGGCCGGGGTGATCTTGCCCGGGCCAGAACCGAATACGAGCAGGCACTGGCCAAGGAGCCGGGCAACGCTGTCGCCCTCTGCGAGATGGGAATATTGCTGGTGCAGGAGGGCAGGCTGGTGGAAGGGCAGTCCTTGTTCGCTCGGAGTCTGGCCGTGGATGAGGCGTACGCCCCGTGCTACTATTACGCCGGATACGCTCATGGCAAGCAGGGGGACATGGGTGCCGCCTTGAAGATGTTCGAAGAAGCTGCCGCCATCAACCGGCTCGATTTCGAAATCTACACCTACAAGGGGCGCATGTACGAAGAGCTCGGCAGCGTACGGGAGGCGGCTGACGCCTACCGGCAAGCTGTCGAGGTGATCCTGTCGTTGAACTGA